A single region of the Hylaeus volcanicus isolate JK05 chromosome 5, UHH_iyHylVolc1.0_haploid, whole genome shotgun sequence genome encodes:
- the LOC128876415 gene encoding uncharacterized protein LOC128876415 isoform X1, which translates to MDSISVTGTTVTSDSNLYTYRDHAAPEVDAIYLRIVTHVIPLWDIFYSTQESRSDYYNQEPSRPMLKHSIGVCIFVCTIMFEPTLSKTAKTSKRNSDFLRRLQHEDGVTKEKDFREELSATEVPSFGNRTSLKMLEDITAKVWRILPVIGVPRSWVLAYCMRYTEISEEVEKASMSCQHDGTDWDCVFIELVLGGGQDDFNVGKVVSLFHNLSNRDLRFKLLRGAEICGRLWQRYKQVQEKRLIGMRLSVHENSRRKRNLKKNRRSRGSKTRKHSRNKKKEDERDEELKKLRQATKEIKAIRRSLINKIAALENKKPLSPEEETELEKLQLTMAKKPSIEEYPITAERSELSRLEDVGSCLSRQAAKACESVVLDSVQKLV; encoded by the exons ATGGACTCCATTTCGGTCACCGGCACGACCGTGACCTCTGATAGTAATTTATACACGTATCGAGATCATGCTGCGCCCGAGGTCGACGCAATATATCTGCGAATCGTTACACACGTCATCCCTCTGtgggatattttttattcaacgcAGGAGTCACGCTCTGATTACTACAACCAG GAACCTTCCCGTCCAATGCTGAAGCACTCGATAGGCGTATGTATCTTTGTTTGCACGATTATGTTCGAGCCTACTTTATCCAAGACGGCCAAGACCAGCAAGCGAAATAGTGATTTTCTGCGACGACTTCAGCATGAAGATGGTGTGACCAAGGAAAAAGATTTTCGAGAAGAGTTGTCGGCCACGGAAGTGCCAAGTTTCGGCAACAGGACGTCGCTGAAGATGTTGGAGGACATCACGGCAAAGGTGTGGCGAATCCTGCCTGTGATTGGCGTACCTAGAAGCTGGGTGCTGGCGTATTGCATGAGGTACACCGAGATTTCCGAAGAAGTGGAGAAGGCGTCTATGAGCTGCCAGCACGATGGAACAGATTGGGACTGTGTTTTCATTGAATTGGTACTG GGTGGAGGACAGGACGACTTTAACGTGGGAAAAGTCGTGTCTTTGTTTCACAACCTTTCCAACCGAGATTTGAGATTCAAGCTACTCCGTGGAGCCGAAATCTGTGGCAGATTATGGCAACGATACAAACAAGTCCAAGAAAAACGACTGATTGGCATGCGTCTAAGTGTTCAC gaaaatagcaggaggaaacgaaatttgaaaaagaatcgacGCTCACGCGGCTCGAAAACTCGAAAGCATtcaagaaataagaaaaaggaagacgaACGGGACGAAGAATTGAAGAAACTTAGGCAAGCTACCAAGGAAATAAAAGCAATTCGTCGATCGCTGATCAACAAAATTGCGGCACTCgagaataaaa AGCCTTTGAGTCCTGAGGAAGAAACGGAACtcgaaaaattacaattaacaatGGCGAAGAAGCCTAGTATAGAAGAATATCCCATAACAGCAGAACGATCAGAGTTATCTCGTCTGGAAGATGTAGGATCATGCTTGTCGAGACAAGCTGCGAAAGCTTGCGAATCCGTTGTTCTCGACTCTGTTCAAAAATTGGTATAA
- the LOC128876415 gene encoding uncharacterized protein LOC128876415 isoform X2: MRCVGRRENPRRLSLLAEPSRPMLKHSIGVCIFVCTIMFEPTLSKTAKTSKRNSDFLRRLQHEDGVTKEKDFREELSATEVPSFGNRTSLKMLEDITAKVWRILPVIGVPRSWVLAYCMRYTEISEEVEKASMSCQHDGTDWDCVFIELVLGGGQDDFNVGKVVSLFHNLSNRDLRFKLLRGAEICGRLWQRYKQVQEKRLIGMRLSVHENSRRKRNLKKNRRSRGSKTRKHSRNKKKEDERDEELKKLRQATKEIKAIRRSLINKIAALENKKPLSPEEETELEKLQLTMAKKPSIEEYPITAERSELSRLEDVGSCLSRQAAKACESVVLDSVQKLV, from the exons ATGCGCTGCGTGGGACGCAGGGAAAATCCCAGGCGATTATCGTTGCTCGCT GAACCTTCCCGTCCAATGCTGAAGCACTCGATAGGCGTATGTATCTTTGTTTGCACGATTATGTTCGAGCCTACTTTATCCAAGACGGCCAAGACCAGCAAGCGAAATAGTGATTTTCTGCGACGACTTCAGCATGAAGATGGTGTGACCAAGGAAAAAGATTTTCGAGAAGAGTTGTCGGCCACGGAAGTGCCAAGTTTCGGCAACAGGACGTCGCTGAAGATGTTGGAGGACATCACGGCAAAGGTGTGGCGAATCCTGCCTGTGATTGGCGTACCTAGAAGCTGGGTGCTGGCGTATTGCATGAGGTACACCGAGATTTCCGAAGAAGTGGAGAAGGCGTCTATGAGCTGCCAGCACGATGGAACAGATTGGGACTGTGTTTTCATTGAATTGGTACTG GGTGGAGGACAGGACGACTTTAACGTGGGAAAAGTCGTGTCTTTGTTTCACAACCTTTCCAACCGAGATTTGAGATTCAAGCTACTCCGTGGAGCCGAAATCTGTGGCAGATTATGGCAACGATACAAACAAGTCCAAGAAAAACGACTGATTGGCATGCGTCTAAGTGTTCAC gaaaatagcaggaggaaacgaaatttgaaaaagaatcgacGCTCACGCGGCTCGAAAACTCGAAAGCATtcaagaaataagaaaaaggaagacgaACGGGACGAAGAATTGAAGAAACTTAGGCAAGCTACCAAGGAAATAAAAGCAATTCGTCGATCGCTGATCAACAAAATTGCGGCACTCgagaataaaa AGCCTTTGAGTCCTGAGGAAGAAACGGAACtcgaaaaattacaattaacaatGGCGAAGAAGCCTAGTATAGAAGAATATCCCATAACAGCAGAACGATCAGAGTTATCTCGTCTGGAAGATGTAGGATCATGCTTGTCGAGACAAGCTGCGAAAGCTTGCGAATCCGTTGTTCTCGACTCTGTTCAAAAATTGGTATAA